A window of Ictidomys tridecemlineatus isolate mIctTri1 chromosome 15, mIctTri1.hap1, whole genome shotgun sequence contains these coding sequences:
- the LOC101971779 gene encoding N-formyl peptide receptor 2 has protein sequence MDPNVSVPQNGSEELSYESPGYTVLEIIPLVVLTVTFVLGVLGNGLVIWVAGFRMTHTVTTICYLNLALADFSFTAILPIRIVSMAMGGIWPFGWFLCKLVHIMVGINLLVSIFLITLIALDRCICVVHPVWAQNHRTVSLAKKVMVAPWILALVLTLPVFIFVTTFKDPPTGNVYCFFLLNSWGVETLNVGIITLKLTNITHFIIGFIMPISIITVCYGLIAAKIRRKGLIRSSRPLRVFTAVVASFFICWFPFQLVGLLSAIWIEEILFHDKYQISLVLVNLTISLAFFNSCLNPMLYVFVGQDFRKRLIHSLPAILERALTEDSAQPSDTATYTSCLPTEVELQPK, from the coding sequence ATGGACCCCAACGTCTCCGTTCCTCAGAACGGATCTGAAGAGTTGTCCTATGAGTCCCCTGGCTACACGGTTCTGGAGATAATCCCGCTGGTGGTACTCACCGTCACCTTTGTCCTCGGTGTGCTGGGCAACGGGCTGGTCATCTGGGTGGCCGGCTTCCGCATGACGCACACGGTCACCACCATCTGCTACCTGAACCTGGCCTTGGCCGACTTCTCCTTCACGGCCATCCTGCCGATCCGCATCGTCTCCATGGCCATGGGGGGAATATGGCCTTTTGGCTGGTTCCTCTGCAAGTTGGTTCACATTATGGTGGGAATAAACCTGTTGGTGAGCATCTTCCTGATCACTCTGATTGCTTTGGACCGCTGCATCTGTGTCGTGCACCCAGTCTGGGCCCAGAACCACCGCACCGTAAGTTTGGCCAAGAAGGTGATGGTCGCACCTTGGATTCTGGCCCTCGTTCTTACGTTGCCGGTTTTCATCTTTGTTACCACGTTCAAGGATCCGCCGACAGGGAACGTGTACTGCTTCTTCCTTTTGAATTCCTGGGGTGTCGAGACACTGAATGTGGGCATCATCACGCTGAAATTGACAAACATCACTCACTTCATCATAGGCTTCATCATGCCCATATCCATCATCACCGTCTGCTACGGGCTCATTGCTGCCAAAATCCGCAGGAAGGGCCTAATCCGTTCCAGCCGCCCCCTGCGGGTCTTCACTGCCGTGGTGGCCTCCTTCTTCATCTGCTGGTTCCCCTTCCAGTTGGTCGGCCTCCTCAGCGCGATCTGGATCGAGGAGATTTTGTTCCATGATAAGTACCAAATTTCCTTGGTCCTGGTCAACCTGACCATCTCACTGGCCTTCTTCAACAGCTGCCTCAACCCGATGCTTTACGTCTTTGTGGGCCAGGACTTCCGGAAGAGGCTGATCCACTCCTTGCCGGCTATTCTGGAGAGGGCCCTGACTGAGGACTCTGCCCAGCCCAGTGACACAGCCACCTACACTTCCTGTCTCCCTACAGAGGTTGAGTTACAGCCAAAGTGA